One region of Labeo rohita strain BAU-BD-2019 unplaced genomic scaffold, IGBB_LRoh.1.0 scaffold_292, whole genome shotgun sequence genomic DNA includes:
- the LOC127160140 gene encoding ladderlectin-like: MAMLRSLLLLFTVFSMGNADVDRVEKCPYGWTNFGVRCFRFFSQQVNWITAEKNCQRLDANLASVHNKLENDFLISLLPSSTLCWMGAHDGEQDGQWLWNDGTPNDYTNWCPGEPNNSGSPENCGEINFSSKRCWNDEKCSTLMGYLCAKDL, translated from the exons ATGGCAATGCTGAGAAGTCTTCTGCTTCTTTTCACTGTGTTCTCCATGGGGAATGCAGATG TTGATAGAGTTGAAAAATGCCCCTATGGATGGACAAATTTTGGAGTCCGATGCTTCAGGTTCTTCTCTCAGCAGGTTAACTGGATCACAGCAGAG AAAAACTGCCAAAGGCTGGACGCAAATCTCGCTTCTGTGCACAATAAACTGGAGAACGATTTTCTGATAAGTCTGTTGCCTTCTTCCACACTTTGTTGGATGGGTGCTCATGATGGTGAACAA GATGGACAGTGGCTGTGGAATGATGGAACTCCCAATGACTACACCAACTGGTGCCCTGGGGAACCTAACAATTCCGGTTCACCTGAGAACTGTGGAGAGATCAATTTTTCCT CTAAACGTTGCTGGAATGATGAAAAATGTTCAACCTTAATGGGCTATCTTTGTGCTAAAGACCTGTGA